A region of uncultured Desulfobacter sp. DNA encodes the following proteins:
- a CDS encoding site-2 protease family protein: MGLLSLLLNNPIAFILIAIPLIYAIIFHELAHGYVAYRLGDPTAKHLGRLSLNPLKHLDPLGTLMLFLVGFGWAKPVPINFSYIQDYRKGMILVSSAGIIMNMILAFLSLFLYSLLNLPQSSVFAMVLQVFAKINIILAAFNLIPIPPLDGSKILLGFSPASVQAILLRLERFGFFIVITLLYFNILDPVINFLQTVILSLINALLP, translated from the coding sequence ATGGGATTGCTCAGTTTACTGCTTAACAACCCGATTGCATTCATTCTCATCGCTATTCCCTTGATATATGCCATTATTTTTCATGAACTGGCCCATGGGTATGTTGCTTATCGACTGGGTGATCCAACGGCCAAACACCTTGGTCGGCTGAGCCTCAATCCTCTCAAGCACCTTGATCCTTTGGGAACTCTGATGTTGTTTCTTGTAGGGTTTGGCTGGGCAAAACCGGTACCTATAAATTTCAGTTATATTCAGGATTACCGAAAAGGCATGATTTTGGTCTCATCTGCAGGGATTATCATGAACATGATCCTGGCATTTCTCAGCCTTTTTCTTTACAGCCTGCTTAACCTGCCTCAATCGAGTGTTTTTGCAATGGTGCTTCAGGTTTTTGCAAAAATCAATATTATCCTGGCAGCATTTAATCTCATTCCGATTCCACCGTTAGATGGCTCAAAAATTCTTTTAGGATTTTCCCCTGCAAGTGTCCAAGCAATTTTGCTTCGTTTGGAACGATTTGGCTTTTTTATCGTCATCACACTGCTTTATTTCAATATTTTAGATCCAGTAATTAATTTTTTGCAGACAGTAATACTCTCACTTATCAATGCGCTACTGCCTTAA
- the ltrA gene encoding group II intron reverse transcriptase/maturase, with protein sequence MNRRPQQMELFPASQIAESLGNNDRLMEMILERNNIIRAWKQVCANKGAPGVDGMKTAQLGNYLAKHWPEIEQDLLNCRHKPLPVKRKEIPKPDGGVRLLGIPTVLDRFIQQAISQILEQVWEPFFSEGSYGFRPGRSAHDAVMQGKRYMVEGYTYVVDMDLSKFFDRVSHDRLMSRLAGRIKDKRVLKVIRQYLRSGVMTSGVMVPTEEGTPQGGPLSPLLSNIVLDELDKELEKRGHRYVRYADDFMIFCKSRKAAERVKESITRFLTVKLKLKVNQDKSAVSRPWLRKFLGFTYFQMCGQSKIRIHAKSMKRFKDKVRELTSRKRGKSLWQVIQELNRYFRGWWNYFRLTEAKSFLKGLKIWIRRRLRSLVWKQWKNPKTRVRNLEKLGISHQDAMLCGNARKKYWHMSKIKWVAIAMPERYFIDQGLYLPGN encoded by the coding sequence GTGAACAGACGGCCACAGCAGATGGAACTGTTCCCAGCGTCACAGATTGCCGAAAGTCTGGGAAACAACGACCGGTTAATGGAGATGATCCTTGAACGCAACAACATTATCCGGGCATGGAAACAGGTTTGTGCCAACAAAGGAGCACCCGGCGTAGACGGTATGAAAACCGCCCAACTGGGGAACTACCTGGCAAAGCACTGGCCTGAAATTGAACAAGACCTGCTTAACTGCAGGCATAAACCGCTACCGGTGAAACGAAAGGAAATTCCTAAACCGGATGGTGGTGTCCGTTTACTGGGAATACCCACGGTGCTTGATCGGTTTATACAGCAGGCCATATCCCAGATCCTGGAACAGGTATGGGAACCTTTTTTCTCTGAAGGCAGCTATGGGTTCAGACCCGGAAGATCTGCACACGATGCGGTGATGCAGGGTAAAAGGTACATGGTTGAAGGTTATACATATGTCGTAGACATGGACCTGTCAAAATTTTTCGACCGCGTTTCGCACGACCGTTTGATGAGTAGACTCGCCGGTAGAATCAAGGATAAGCGCGTATTAAAGGTAATACGGCAATATCTAAGATCCGGTGTAATGACCTCAGGCGTTATGGTGCCTACGGAAGAAGGGACTCCCCAGGGAGGTCCGCTCTCTCCTCTGCTTTCCAACATCGTCCTTGATGAGTTGGATAAGGAACTTGAGAAACGAGGACACCGATATGTCCGTTATGCCGATGACTTCATGATCTTCTGTAAGAGCCGGAAAGCAGCCGAAAGGGTTAAGGAGAGTATCACCAGGTTTCTAACCGTGAAACTCAAGCTCAAAGTAAACCAGGACAAAAGTGCTGTCAGCAGACCGTGGTTGCGCAAATTCCTTGGATTCACATATTTTCAAATGTGTGGGCAGTCAAAGATCCGGATTCATGCCAAGAGTATGAAACGGTTCAAGGACAAGGTACGGGAATTGACCAGCCGCAAGCGGGGTAAAAGCCTGTGGCAGGTCATTCAGGAATTGAACCGATATTTTCGGGGATGGTGGAATTATTTCCGGCTTACAGAGGCAAAATCATTCCTCAAAGGGCTCAAAATCTGGATAAGGCGACGGCTGAGAAGCCTTGTTTGGAAACAATGGAAAAATCCCAAAACCAGGGTTCGTAACCTTGAGAAACTTGGTATTTCTCACCAGGATGCCATGCTATGCGGCAATGCCCGAAAAAAGTATTGGCACATGAGCAAAATCAAGTGGGTGGCCATTGCCATGCCTGAACGATATTTTATTGATCAAGGATTATATCTGCCCGGGAACTGA